One Streptomyces sp. 840.1 genomic window, AGCAGGACGTCGCCCCCGCCCTGTCCGACGAGGGCATCCAGCTGATCCGCTGGCCCGAGCTGACCGAGAAGGAGCAGGCCCGCCTGTTCACCTTCTTCCGCCAGCGCGTCTTCCCCGTACTGACCCCCCTGGCGGTCGACCCGGCGCACCCCTTCCCGTACATCTCCGGCCTCTCGCTCAACCTCGCCGTCGTCGTACGCAACCCGGTCAGCGGCCACCGCCACTTCGCCCGGGTCAAGGTCCCGCCGCTGCTGACCCGCTTCCTGGAGGCCTCCCCGCAGCGCTACGTCCCCATCGAGGACGTCATCGCCGCGCACCTGGAGGAGCTCTTCCCGGGCATGGAGGTCCTCGCGCACCACATGTTCCGGGTCACCAGGAACGAGGACCTGGAGGTCGAGGAGGACGACGCCGAGAACCTCCTCCAGGCCCTGGAGAAGGAGCTCATGCGGCGCCGCTTCGGCCCGCCGGTCCGCCTGGAGGTCGAGGAGTCCATCGACCCGTACGTGCTGGACCTGCTGGTCCGCGAGCTCAAGGTGTCCGACGCGGAGGTCTACCCGCTGCCCGGACCGCTCGACCTCACCGGACTCTTCGGCATAGCGTCGCTGGACCGTCCGGAGCTGAAGTTCCCCAAGTTCATCGCCGGCACCCACCGCGACCTCGCCGAGGTCGAGTCGGCCTCCGCGCCCGACATCTTCGCCGCCCTGCGCGAACGCGACGTACTGCTGCACCACCCGTACGACTCCTTCTCCACCTCCGTCCAGGCCTTCCTGGAACAGGCGGCGGGCGACCCGGACGTCCTCGCGATCAAGCAGACCCTGTACCGGACATCGGGCGACTCCCCGATAGTGGACGCCCTCATCGACGCCGCCGAGTCCGGCAAGCAGGTCCTCGTACTCGTCGAGATCAAGGCCCGCTTCGACGAGCAGGCCAACATCAAGTGGGCGCGCAAGCTGGAGGAGGCGGGCTGCCACGTCGTCTACGGGCTCGTCGGCCTCAAGACGCACTGCAAGCTCTCGCTCGTCGTCCGCCAGGAGAGCGACACGCTGCGCCGCTACTCGCATGTCGGCACCGGCAACTACCACCCCAAGACGGCCCGGCTGTACGAGGACCTCGGCCTGCTCACCGCCGACCCGCAGGTCGGCGCGGACCTCTCCGACCTCTTCAACCGGCTCTCCGGCTACTCGCGCCGCGAGACCTACCGCCGCCTGCTGGTCGCCCCCAAGTCGCTGCGCGACGGACTGATCTCCCGGATCAACAAGGAGATCGCGCACCAGCGGGCCGGCCGGCCCGCCTACGTACGCATCAAGGTCAACTCGATGGTCGACGAAGCGATCATCGACGCCTGCTACCGGGCCGCCCAGGCGGGCGTCCCCGTCGACATCTGGGTACGCGGTATCTGCGCGATCCGCCCCGGCGTCACCGGGCTCTCCGAGAACATCCGGGTCCGCTCGATACTGGGCCGCTTCCTCGAACACTCCCGGGTGTTCTCCTTCGGCAACGGCGGCGAACCAGAAGTCTGGTTCGGCAGCGCCGACATGATGCACCGCAACCTCGACCGCCGCATCGAGGCCCTGGTCCGGGTCACCGACCCCGCCCACCGGGCCGCGCTCAGCCGCCTCCTGGAAACGGGCATGGCCGACACCACCTCCTCCTGGCACCTGGGCCCCGACGGGAACTGGACCCGGCACGCCACGGACGCGGAGGGCCGGCCACTGCGGCACGTACAGGAAATGCTCATTGACGCCCGGAGGCGCCGGCGTGCGACGCCCTGACCACCAGACCCAGACGGACGTGACCGCGGGGGCGGTGCTCGCACCGTATCTCCGGTCGCAGGCAGCGGACTTCCTGCGGAGTCTGCGGCTGCACCGCGAGAACAGTGCCCCCACGGACGCCGGGCCGCAGGCCGCCGAACAGGCCGCCGGAGCGCTGCGCCGCTCCTCCCGCCGGATCGGCGGCACCCTGCACACCTTCCGCACCGCGCTCGACCCGCTCTGGGCCGAGCAGCTGCGCACCGAGCTGGCCTGGCTCTCCGGCACCCTCGCCCGCGAGCACGCGTACGCGGACCGGCTGAACCGACTCCTGGAAGCGCTGCACGGCCTCTCGGGGACCCCCCTGCCGGCGGCCCGCACCTCCTCCGGCGGCGCCGGCGCGAAGGAACGCGCCGGACTCGGCGTCGGTGCGGCGCGCGCCGGCGCACTGCTGGAGCGACAGCTGACCCTCGCCCGGACCCGCGCGCACTCCGCCGCGCTCCAGGCCCTCGGCTCCTCCCGCTTCCACGCGGTGGCCGACGCCGTCGCACTGCTCGCCTCCGAGGTCCCGCTCGCCCCCTCGGCCGCCGCCCCCGCCGCCGAACTGCTGGCCGAGCCCGCCGACCGGGCCGAACAGCGGCTGCTCGGCGC contains:
- a CDS encoding RNA degradosome polyphosphate kinase; translation: MSQQPSSEVPVQPAAQPSVGSLAAHRPHAVAAPASAGSALSTAADLDPDIDADADAYEPDVDGDELPQGRFLDRERSWLAFNERVLELAEDPATPLLERANFLAIFASNLDEFFMVRVAGLKRRIATGVATRSASGLQPREVLDLIWTRSRELMARHAACYQQDVAPALSDEGIQLIRWPELTEKEQARLFTFFRQRVFPVLTPLAVDPAHPFPYISGLSLNLAVVVRNPVSGHRHFARVKVPPLLTRFLEASPQRYVPIEDVIAAHLEELFPGMEVLAHHMFRVTRNEDLEVEEDDAENLLQALEKELMRRRFGPPVRLEVEESIDPYVLDLLVRELKVSDAEVYPLPGPLDLTGLFGIASLDRPELKFPKFIAGTHRDLAEVESASAPDIFAALRERDVLLHHPYDSFSTSVQAFLEQAAGDPDVLAIKQTLYRTSGDSPIVDALIDAAESGKQVLVLVEIKARFDEQANIKWARKLEEAGCHVVYGLVGLKTHCKLSLVVRQESDTLRRYSHVGTGNYHPKTARLYEDLGLLTADPQVGADLSDLFNRLSGYSRRETYRRLLVAPKSLRDGLISRINKEIAHQRAGRPAYVRIKVNSMVDEAIIDACYRAAQAGVPVDIWVRGICAIRPGVTGLSENIRVRSILGRFLEHSRVFSFGNGGEPEVWFGSADMMHRNLDRRIEALVRVTDPAHRAALSRLLETGMADTTSSWHLGPDGNWTRHATDAEGRPLRHVQEMLIDARRRRRATP
- a CDS encoding CHAD domain-containing protein is translated as MRRPDHQTQTDVTAGAVLAPYLRSQAADFLRSLRLHRENSAPTDAGPQAAEQAAGALRRSSRRIGGTLHTFRTALDPLWAEQLRTELAWLSGTLAREHAYADRLNRLLEALHGLSGTPLPAARTSSGGAGAKERAGLGVGAARAGALLERQLTLARTRAHSAALQALGSSRFHAVADAVALLASEVPLAPSAAAPAAELLAEPADRAEQRLLGAVTALASDESAEPYNEAQDAPWHRTRLLLRLHRYAHEVVRGAPDPVLAGPGHALDLHRDAAEAAAAAASAARTPRIAPATAYALGVLHADQRHEVAAARSVFRETWPYAAAVTSR